Proteins from a single region of Nitrososphaerota archaeon:
- a CDS encoding class I SAM-dependent methyltransferase — MGVASDVAVRFDRIASSYDETRERLTDEAVEKVATLLRRDGAVSILEAGVGTGRIALPLQRRRFEVTGLDLSAGMLAKAKAKGMARLVMADAASPPFRRKSFDAAVLAHVLQLLENPTRTFQSLSEVAKKEIDVFLRKPNAHHDRANEAREQFYLAFGAATKELGVPFGERYYAWRGRYAK; from the coding sequence ATGGGAGTCGCTTCCGACGTCGCAGTCAGGTTCGACAGAATCGCATCTAGTTATGACGAGACGAGGGAGCGGCTCACGGACGAAGCCGTCGAAAAGGTGGCTACGCTCCTTCGTAGGGACGGCGCAGTTTCGATCCTGGAAGCCGGCGTGGGAACGGGGCGCATCGCCCTCCCGTTGCAGAGAAGGCGCTTCGAAGTGACGGGGCTGGACCTGTCGGCGGGAATGCTCGCGAAAGCGAAAGCCAAGGGGATGGCCAGACTGGTTATGGCTGATGCGGCCAGCCCGCCGTTCAGGAGGAAGAGTTTCGACGCCGCAGTCCTCGCTCACGTGCTTCAGTTGCTTGAGAACCCAACCCGGACCTTCCAGAGCCTCTCTGAGGTCGCGAAGAAGGAGATCGACGTCTTCCTTAGGAAGCCTAACGCACATCACGACAGGGCGAATGAGGCGAGAGAGCAGTTCTACCTTGCATTCGGGGCCGCCACGAAAGAGCTGGGAGTCCCCTTCGGCGAGCGGTACTACGCCTGGCGCGGCAGGTATGCGAAGTAG
- a CDS encoding NAD(P)H-hydrate dehydratase — protein sequence MNGTVCVVGGSRLYHGAPFLCATGAMRVGVDLVFIAVPAPIANPVRSLSPDFIVVPLPDSKLTRGNVSKLLTWVPEVDAFAVGPGLGPQKGEAVAQALNQMKGDGRRLVVDADALRPQILPSLRDAGAVVTPHAGEFERLFGEKLPDDVEGRVGVVSDHAKKAGVTVLLKGPTDVVSDGERVGLNETHSAAMTVGGTGDVLAGVAAGLLARNVPPFEAACAAAYINGAAGVEAAKRLGLHIAASDVANEIANVAKAFDRIV from the coding sequence ATGAACGGGACCGTCTGCGTGGTAGGGGGGAGCAGGCTCTACCACGGCGCGCCGTTCCTCTGCGCCACCGGGGCCATGAGGGTGGGGGTGGACCTCGTATTCATCGCGGTCCCGGCGCCCATCGCGAACCCCGTCCGGTCCCTGTCCCCGGACTTCATCGTCGTCCCCCTCCCGGACTCCAAGCTGACCCGGGGGAACGTGTCCAAGCTCCTCACCTGGGTCCCCGAAGTGGACGCCTTCGCCGTGGGCCCGGGGCTCGGGCCCCAGAAAGGGGAGGCAGTCGCCCAGGCGCTCAACCAGATGAAAGGAGACGGGAGGCGCCTGGTGGTGGACGCCGACGCCCTCCGGCCTCAGATCCTCCCCTCGCTCAGGGACGCCGGGGCCGTGGTGACCCCGCACGCCGGGGAGTTCGAGCGCCTCTTCGGGGAAAAGCTCCCCGACGACGTCGAAGGGAGGGTGGGGGTGGTCTCTGACCATGCCAAGAAGGCCGGGGTGACGGTGCTGCTGAAGGGGCCCACGGACGTGGTGTCAGACGGGGAGAGGGTCGGGCTCAACGAGACCCACTCGGCTGCGATGACGGTGGGGGGTACGGGGGACGTGCTCGCCGGGGTCGCCGCGGGCCTCCTGGCCAGGAACGTCCCTCCGTTCGAGGCGGCGTGCGCGGCCGCCTACATCAACGGGGCCGCCGGGGTAGAGGCTGCGAAACGGCTCGGGCTCCACATCGCCGCGTCGGACGTTGCAAACGAGATTGCAAACGTGGCGAAAGCGTTCGACAGGATAGTCTGA
- a CDS encoding class I SAM-dependent methyltransferase, which translates to MKHRRPGLQGKWAYVVNSLQEIVPSYELASSRISLFADKKMREEAVSFAVREGDLVLDLGSGPGTMSKVVARREGTPVLLDASRVMLKASGSQDAVQGTFEYLPFRDRTFDSGVSGFAVRDAHDLPVALAELGRVLKPGGRFALCDLGKPDNPLNSVALGMYLRMVPPLIGLASAGRAGLRYGSLFDTYNLVLHNSDLAKFLTRYLGETSIHSMSLGGAIVAKCQKGGAHPSSVPA; encoded by the coding sequence GTGAAGCACCGCCGCCCCGGGCTCCAGGGCAAGTGGGCCTACGTCGTCAACTCGCTGCAGGAGATCGTCCCATCGTACGAGCTGGCGTCGAGCAGGATCTCGCTCTTCGCCGACAAGAAGATGCGCGAGGAGGCGGTCTCCTTCGCGGTCAGAGAGGGGGACCTGGTCCTGGACCTAGGCTCGGGACCGGGGACCATGTCGAAGGTGGTGGCGAGGAGGGAGGGGACGCCCGTCCTCCTCGACGCGTCTCGCGTAATGCTGAAGGCGTCGGGGTCGCAGGACGCCGTCCAGGGGACGTTCGAGTATCTTCCGTTCCGCGACAGGACCTTCGACTCGGGGGTCTCGGGGTTCGCGGTCCGCGACGCCCACGACCTGCCGGTGGCCCTTGCGGAGCTGGGGAGGGTCCTGAAGCCCGGCGGCCGCTTCGCGCTCTGCGACCTGGGGAAACCGGACAACCCCCTGAACTCCGTCGCCCTGGGGATGTACCTCAGGATGGTCCCGCCCTTGATAGGGCTGGCCTCCGCCGGCAGGGCGGGGCTCCGCTACGGGTCTCTCTTCGACACCTACAACCTGGTGCTCCACAACTCGGACCTGGCGAAGTTCCTGACCCGCTACCTGGGGGAGACGTCGATCCACAGCATGAGCCTCGGGGGCGCGATCGTGGCGAAGTGCCAGAAGGGGGGAGCCCATCCGTCTTCGGTCCCGGCATAG
- a CDS encoding transposase → MWNQEQSEEVVRYLRDMQDATRYALQVAYGDTVRDEKRRIPSPIALRRDIREWFYSRYDYGRHHINPVCRTAVAMLRSYRKNHHGELRIPEVRRLAMRIDGELFRVVDGRVRITLQPNRYVWLPINASNKHYQEYSKGRASELLITDTKVCLTFAIREEGKPLGNRLVAQDLNFKSVDSTSARIGSQPALEGVETESLRKVVQVQNDFSRRRRALQKHVGNPQKRMGKLRETRGRQRNRIKDALHKLSTETVKGNPNTSYIFENLRGIRTTSRGAKKSRKLRTYLNRWPYRLYQSMVEYKSPNRTVYVSPRGTSSECPVCGGKPEHPAWAMSRCVKCGVDYDRDRLASLAILCRGVRLCGLTPFAVSADASWQQMRDEYLYPVGAPGAVRAGGTDAASAPNLDVYTKIHV, encoded by the coding sequence GTGTGGAACCAGGAGCAGTCAGAGGAAGTGGTGCGATACCTCAGGGACATGCAGGACGCGACGAGGTATGCGCTTCAGGTTGCATATGGGGACACAGTTAGGGATGAGAAGCGCAGGATTCCGTCTCCGATTGCCCTAAGGCGGGACATCAGGGAGTGGTTCTATTCGCGATACGACTACGGAAGACACCACATCAACCCCGTGTGCAGGACCGCTGTAGCGATGCTCCGGTCCTACAGGAAGAACCACCACGGGGAGCTGAGGATACCCGAGGTGCGGAGGCTGGCCATGAGAATCGACGGGGAGCTCTTCAGGGTCGTGGACGGACGCGTCAGGATCACCCTCCAGCCCAACAGATACGTCTGGCTCCCCATCAACGCCTCGAACAAGCACTATCAGGAGTACTCGAAGGGGAGGGCGTCGGAACTTCTGATCACGGACACGAAGGTATGCCTGACGTTCGCCATCAGAGAGGAAGGGAAACCTCTCGGCAACAGGCTCGTGGCCCAGGACCTGAACTTCAAGAGCGTCGATTCGACTTCAGCAAGGATCGGGAGCCAACCGGCTCTAGAAGGCGTGGAGACGGAATCACTGAGGAAGGTAGTGCAAGTTCAGAATGACTTCTCGAGAAGGAGGAGGGCCTTGCAGAAGCACGTCGGGAACCCTCAGAAGAGGATGGGGAAGCTCAGGGAAACGAGGGGAAGGCAGAGGAACCGCATAAAGGACGCCCTTCACAAGTTGTCGACGGAGACGGTGAAGGGGAACCCCAATACATCTTACATCTTCGAGAATCTGAGAGGAATCAGGACGACGAGCAGGGGGGCGAAAAAGAGCCGGAAGCTTCGTACGTATCTCAACAGGTGGCCATACCGCTTGTATCAGTCGATGGTCGAGTACAAGTCGCCGAACCGCACCGTCTATGTGAGCCCACGAGGGACCTCGTCGGAGTGTCCTGTCTGCGGTGGCAAGCCGGAGCACCCGGCGTGGGCGATGAGCAGGTGCGTCAAATGCGGCGTGGACTACGACAGGGACAGGCTCGCCAGTCTGGCGATTCTCTGTCGTGGTGTGCGCCTCTGCGGCCTGACGCCGTTTGCCGTGAGTGCGGACGCCTCCTGGCAGCAAATGAGGGATGAATACCTGTATCCTGTCGGCGCGCCTGGTGCCGTCAGAGCAGGTGGGACCGATGCTGCCAGCGCTCCGAATCTGGACGTGTACACGAAAATACACGTTTAG
- a CDS encoding cytidine deaminase, translated as MGHEEIIAEAVRAIKPHRVEDRLFGNVAAVVVSEKGNHYAGLCIDTPSGTGFCAEAAAIGAMVTAGEYRIKEVVAVSRHDDGELYVLPPCGRCREFMRQIDEGNLEAEVVLGRTESSKLRDLLPRHEWPDRLGK; from the coding sequence GTGGGTCACGAGGAGATAATCGCAGAGGCCGTCCGCGCCATCAAGCCCCACCGGGTCGAAGACCGGCTCTTCGGCAACGTGGCGGCGGTCGTCGTGTCGGAGAAGGGGAACCACTATGCCGGGCTCTGCATAGACACCCCTTCGGGGACGGGGTTCTGCGCGGAGGCCGCTGCCATCGGTGCCATGGTGACCGCGGGTGAGTACAGGATCAAGGAGGTGGTCGCCGTCTCGAGGCACGACGACGGGGAGCTCTACGTCCTCCCGCCCTGCGGCCGCTGCCGTGAGTTCATGCGCCAGATAGACGAAGGGAACCTCGAGGCGGAAGTGGTCCTCGGCCGCACCGAGTCCTCGAAGCTCAGGGACCTCCTCCCCCGCCACGAATGGCCGGACCGGCTGGGAAAGTAG
- a CDS encoding lactate utilization protein — MTIEAIQGTGKRWDELADQAAVDRTVAALKSRGFEAEVVRDGGSALEAVKKIIPAGARVMTSGTTQEQIGLMDILKSEGSPWVNLKGEILAEKDRDRQVELRHAAIYAQYFVGSVQAVTEEGELITGSATGSQLAAYAYGAENVILVVGTQKVARNLEEGLRRLREHSTPMEDRRMKGVGAPGTVLSKTLIIERQTRPKVHVILVNESLGF; from the coding sequence ATGACCATAGAAGCGATACAGGGGACGGGAAAAAGGTGGGACGAGCTGGCCGACCAGGCCGCGGTGGACAGGACCGTCGCTGCGCTGAAGTCGAGGGGGTTCGAGGCGGAGGTCGTCAGGGACGGCGGGTCGGCGCTCGAGGCGGTAAAGAAGATCATCCCGGCCGGCGCGCGCGTCATGACCAGCGGGACGACCCAGGAACAGATCGGGCTCATGGACATCCTGAAGTCAGAGGGGAGCCCCTGGGTGAACCTGAAGGGGGAGATACTCGCCGAAAAAGACAGGGACAGGCAGGTGGAGCTGAGGCATGCGGCGATCTACGCGCAGTACTTCGTGGGGAGCGTCCAGGCGGTCACCGAAGAAGGGGAGCTGATCACGGGGAGCGCGACAGGCAGCCAGCTGGCCGCCTACGCCTACGGGGCCGAGAACGTGATCCTGGTGGTGGGGACCCAGAAGGTCGCCAGAAACCTGGAGGAAGGGCTCAGGAGGCTCAGAGAGCACTCCACTCCGATGGAGGACAGGAGGATGAAAGGGGTGGGCGCTCCGGGGACGGTGCTTTCGAAGACACTGATAATCGAAAGGCAGACCCGCCCCAAGGTGCACGTCATTCTGGTGAACGAGAGCCTCGGGTTCTAG
- a CDS encoding IS607 family transposase gives MERSYSPKKAGEILGVTTHTIQVWDRQGKMKCLRLPTGRRRVPESEIRRLMNVAEQRREAAYARVSSHDQKSDLDNQIAVLKGRAPGAEVYSDIRSGLNFERRDLLRLLDDVFSKKVSSIYVTYEDRLARFGFDLLSWVCAKYGTEIVVVNSKTAISPQEELVQDLIAIITSFSAKLYGLRSHKTKKLLQSVKEVTSSP, from the coding sequence TTGGAACGGAGCTACAGCCCAAAGAAAGCTGGAGAGATTCTCGGGGTGACCACCCACACGATACAGGTCTGGGACAGGCAGGGGAAGATGAAGTGTCTCAGGCTCCCGACCGGGAGGAGAAGGGTACCAGAGTCGGAGATTAGGCGCCTGATGAACGTCGCCGAACAAAGAAGGGAGGCGGCCTACGCGAGGGTGTCTTCGCACGACCAAAAGTCGGACTTGGACAATCAAATCGCGGTGCTGAAGGGCAGAGCACCCGGAGCCGAGGTGTATTCGGATATCAGGTCTGGGCTGAATTTCGAGAGGAGGGATCTCCTGAGGCTGCTCGACGACGTCTTCAGCAAGAAGGTCTCGAGCATCTATGTGACGTACGAGGACAGGCTTGCTAGGTTCGGGTTTGACCTGCTTTCGTGGGTGTGCGCCAAGTACGGGACAGAGATAGTGGTCGTTAATAGCAAAACGGCCATTTCACCACAGGAGGAGCTGGTGCAGGACCTGATCGCCATAATCACGTCCTTCTCCGCCAAGCTCTATGGCCTGAGGAGCCACAAGACAAAGAAGCTTCTGCAGAGCGTCAAAGAGGTGACGTCGTCCCCCTGA
- a CDS encoding 4Fe-4S binding protein, which produces MVLYSLVVDESRCMNCGACMDLCPSTCIEFTKPNDVSFYGPLMEGSSPKPWMMEKPYLIEQERCTGCMICVRECPTNAVTIEPDRSKPATMRPKPVIIRREHLVDDGRWHPLSEYTRDFLKRPVRSPWSAISNWKPTIRSTPPNEVWRTMAEEEG; this is translated from the coding sequence ATGGTGCTCTACAGTCTCGTCGTCGACGAAAGCCGGTGCATGAACTGCGGAGCATGCATGGACCTCTGCCCCTCCACTTGTATTGAGTTCACGAAGCCGAACGACGTGTCTTTCTACGGGCCCCTGATGGAAGGCTCGAGCCCCAAGCCCTGGATGATGGAGAAGCCCTACCTGATTGAACAAGAGAGGTGCACGGGGTGCATGATCTGCGTGAGGGAGTGCCCGACCAACGCAGTCACCATAGAGCCGGACAGGTCCAAGCCCGCAACCATGAGACCGAAGCCTGTCATAATCAGGAGGGAACACTTGGTCGACGACGGGCGCTGGCATCCGCTCTCCGAGTACACCCGGGACTTCCTGAAGAGGCCCGTCAGGAGCCCGTGGTCAGCGATTTCGAACTGGAAGCCGACGATAAGGTCCACTCCCCCCAACGAGGTGTGGCGTACCATGGCCGAGGAAGAAGGATAG
- a CDS encoding ferredoxin family protein, with the protein MHRSRGAIGSSLLAGLSARAELTLSPLDAFAVQVDRCSGDGDCAAACSVKVFETDQTGRCRVVNDFLCYGCMACVAQCLEGGVRIVPRREPRFTDMDELLR; encoded by the coding sequence TTGCACCGATCAAGAGGCGCCATAGGTTCGTCCCTGCTCGCCGGGCTCTCAGCCAGGGCTGAGTTGACCCTCTCCCCCCTCGACGCCTTCGCGGTCCAGGTGGACAGGTGCAGCGGCGACGGCGACTGCGCCGCGGCCTGCTCGGTGAAGGTCTTCGAGACTGACCAAACAGGGCGATGCAGGGTAGTCAATGATTTCCTCTGTTACGGCTGCATGGCCTGCGTTGCACAGTGCCTCGAGGGAGGGGTTCGCATAGTCCCGAGGCGCGAGCCGAGGTTTACGGATATGGACGAACTGCTGAGATAG
- a CDS encoding DinB family protein — protein sequence MKVQVCLEVGPKASGAFAPDFPGCWVFGRDRKSALHKVKTAIREWHAWVRVHGEDIESPSAIAPEPEVMRVTYDPAEAGKPEPLFWSEVRPVSRGDIDRTLRLLDYSRGDLLKLCTGLGRDALRWKPKGEPRTVYNCLRHIAAVEWWYITRLDVELPSEFPKDVFELLEYTRGLAATSLRNLSKQQRSEIFQPKYDPNPTCNLWTARKVLRRFVDHERLHTNYLRRTLRSYQE from the coding sequence GTGAAGGTCCAGGTTTGCCTCGAGGTCGGTCCCAAAGCCTCCGGAGCCTTCGCTCCCGACTTCCCCGGCTGCTGGGTGTTCGGCAGAGACCGGAAGAGCGCCCTGCATAAGGTGAAGACTGCCATTCGGGAGTGGCACGCATGGGTCAGGGTCCACGGCGAGGATATCGAGTCCCCTTCGGCGATCGCACCAGAACCTGAAGTCATGCGCGTCACATATGACCCTGCGGAAGCGGGCAAGCCAGAGCCGCTCTTCTGGTCGGAGGTCCGTCCGGTTTCGAGGGGTGACATCGACAGGACCCTCCGATTGCTGGATTATTCCCGCGGCGACCTTCTCAAGCTGTGCACCGGGCTTGGAAGAGATGCTCTAAGGTGGAAACCGAAAGGCGAACCCCGGACAGTCTACAACTGCCTGAGACATATAGCGGCGGTCGAATGGTGGTACATCACTCGGCTCGACGTCGAGCTTCCAAGCGAGTTCCCCAAAGACGTCTTCGAGCTCCTCGAATACACACGTGGGTTGGCGGCAACCAGCCTGCGTAATCTATCGAAGCAACAACGGTCAGAGATATTTCAGCCCAAGTATGACCCCAACCCCACCTGCAATCTCTGGACAGCGAGGAAGGTCCTTCGTCGATTCGTGGATCACGAGAGGCTCCACACAAACTACCTCAGGAGGACACTCCGGAGCTACCAGGAGTGA